TGCAAAAATGCTTTAATCCCGAGAATAATTTTCTTGCCTTTGTTGGCGGTGGTTATCAAACCTACCTTATTCCCAAATTCATACTGGCTATGCGCTTTTCCTTTGGCAATACATCGGGTAAAAGGCTTGTGAATGCTGTAAATTTTATCGGCATCGTTTCTTTTTTGTGTGACAACCTTGGTGTACAATGTCATTAAATCTTTATAAAATTCTTGCTGTTCTGCATTAAAATTCCGTTGCAATTCACGAATCAGTCTCATGGCGATGGTTTTGAGCTGTCTTTGAGATTTCCTTGCCGCTTTTGCCCGCTTGGGATGTTTTCCGTTGTAGGTGTTGCGCACCATTTGTTTGCTGACTTTTGTGTAGCGTTGTCTTTGTTTTATGCCTTCATTTCCGGCTATTTTGTTGCAATAATCAATCACTTTTTTGCACAATTTTGCATCGGTAGGAAAAGAGGTATTATTCTCCTGAACGGTAGTATCGGACAAAACAAAATTTGAGGTGTTCGTCTTGGCATCGTGCATTCTTACGCTGTAGGCAAAGATTTTTTCGATACCTTTTTCGCCAATTCTTTTTCGGAAATGAACAAAATTACTCGGGTCACAAGGAAATTCGTGTTCAAAGAAAACCCTGCCACAAAAATGCTGCATATAAGGATTCATGATCCAGGCTTTTTCCAACGTCTCATCGCCCAAATTATACAAATGTTTCAGTAGCAAACAACCCACCATAAACCGAATCGGATGGCTCGGATTGCCCACTTTGGAATACAAGGGCGAAAATTCTTTCTCAAAATAATTCCAATCTATTTTTTCTGAAAGTAGAACAAGTTCATGCTCGTGGTCAATAAAATCCACCAACATTGGGCGGAATAATTCTGGCTTCTTTTCTGGATTTTTCCCCAACATATTTGCAAGGTTTTAAAGCTCTAAGATACAAATTCTTGCAATAAAAAACAAGCTATTTAAACCCAAAATACTAATAATCAGTAAATTATAGGTGGTTTAAGGAGAGACTATT
This window of the Chryseobacterium indicum genome carries:
- a CDS encoding IS5 family transposase codes for the protein MLGKNPEKKPELFRPMLVDFIDHEHELVLLSEKIDWNYFEKEFSPLYSKVGNPSHPIRFMVGCLLLKHLYNLGDETLEKAWIMNPYMQHFCGRVFFEHEFPCDPSNFVHFRKRIGEKGIEKIFAYSVRMHDAKTNTSNFVLSDTTVQENNTSFPTDAKLCKKVIDYCNKIAGNEGIKQRQRYTKVSKQMVRNTYNGKHPKRAKAARKSQRQLKTIAMRLIRELQRNFNAEQQEFYKDLMTLYTKVVTQKRNDADKIYSIHKPFTRCIAKGKAHSQYEFGNKVGLITTANKGKKIILGIKAFLQTPYDGHTIEPLLEQMETGGQKLPKELVYDRGGRGKSEIKGVKISIPSTPRKKDTAYQKQTKRKKFRTRAAIEPIIGHLKTDFRLAKNYFMGETGPQINALLAATAWNMKKMMELLKQKIIFLFYKIQIMLFSNPVFKNKLNSGFC